Proteins encoded within one genomic window of Onychostoma macrolepis isolate SWU-2019 chromosome 11, ASM1243209v1, whole genome shotgun sequence:
- the timm17a gene encoding mitochondrial import inner membrane translocase subunit Tim17-A translates to MEEYAREPCPWRIVDDCGGAFTMGAIGGGIFQAVKGFRNSPSGMNHRMRGSLTAIRTRAPQLGGSFAVWGGLFSMIDCGLVKVRGKEDPWNSITSGAMTGAILAARNGPVAMVGSAAMGGILLALIEGAGILLTRFASAQFPTGPQFAEEPSPMPASSFGDYRQFQ, encoded by the exons atggaggagtaCGCGAGGGAGCCGTG CCCCTGGAGGATAGTGGACGACTGTGGGGGCGCGTTCACCATGGGGGCCATAGGTGGTGGGATCTTTCAGGCCGTCAAAGGCTTTAGAAACTCTCCTTCT gGAATGAATCACAGAATGAGGGGTAGCTTGACAGCCATAAGGACCAGAGCTCCACAACTAGGAG GAAGCTTTGCTGTGTGGGGTGGCCTCTTCTCCATGATTGATTGCGGTCTGGTCAAGGTGAGGGGCAAAGAAGACCCCTGGAACTCAATCACAAGTGGAGCCATGACAGGAGCCATTTTAGCAGCAAGAA ATGGGCCGGTGGCCATGGTTGGCTCTGCTGCAATGGGAGGTATACTGCTTGCATTAATAGAAGGTGCAGGAATTCTGCTCACGAGGTTCGCCTCAGCACAATTCCCAACTG GCCCACAGTTTGCAGAAGAACCCTCTCCCATGCCTGCTTCGTCATTCGGCGACTATAGACAGTTCCAATGA